TTGTGAGAAAATTAAAGGAGCTATGAAGGATAGAATAACCTTTGACACAAACCTCAAACAGCTCCTTGAGGAGTTTCCTAAGATAAGAGAGCTTCTTTACGAATACGGGCTTAGAAAGCTTGAAGAGGAGGACATTACGGACGTAGTGCTTGACAAGCTGACCCTCAAAGGATTTTTCCGTATGATGGATTTGGATGATGAAGCTCAGGGAATTTTGTGGGAAAAGATACAACATTTATACAAAGAATCGGAGGATTGAAGATGATGGAAAAGGAGTACAGAGAAGTGGAAGATATTTTGAAAAAGATGAGGCCTGCCCTCAAAGACCATCACGGGGACTTAAAAGTTGTTGAGATCAAAGAGGGAAATGTTTATCTTCAATTTGAAGGTGGTTGTACAGAATGTCC
The DNA window shown above is from Hydrogenobacter thermophilus TK-6 and carries:
- a CDS encoding NifU family protein, yielding MMEKEYREVEDILKKMRPALKDHHGDLKVVEIKEGNVYLQFEGGCTECPIVDASLKEVVDMAIRGNLSWVKKVEILQPRLHIG
- a CDS encoding DUF1858 domain-containing protein, encoding MKDRITFDTNLKQLLEEFPKIRELLYEYGLRKLEEEDITDVVLDKLTLKGFFRMMDLDDEAQGILWEKIQHLYKESED